The following nucleotide sequence is from Columba livia isolate bColLiv1 breed racing homer chromosome 13, bColLiv1.pat.W.v2, whole genome shotgun sequence.
CAGAATCGGTAGTTCAGCTTCAGGACACAGTTTGAGTTTGGCAAATGCTTAGAAAGGATTTACTGCTCTCCCAAGGCCACGTTTTACCAGTGAAGAGGGGCCTTCTTTGGAAGGAAGTTGGTTGAGGAACAGATAGTATCTCCTTGGGAACAACCCCAGTGAGAAGTTCATCCAtaatgatgtttctttttaaagacgCCCATCTTATTCAGCCAGTGTGTCAGCAGAATAAGTATTGCTGAGTTCACGTGGGATGGGCACGTCCAGAATAGGTGGGGATCTTTCAGACACACAGATATCTCAGCTTTTCCTTAGGCAAATCAACTTTGTTAAtgtttctaataaaataaaatatacccACCATAAAGCACCGTAGTTGACTTGGTAGAAAACTGTGATTTGGTAAGTGGTTACCAGAGCAATCGTCGGTTGTGTACCTGTGTACCTGCTGACAAGGTGTGGATGCATTTTCCCTGCAGGACTGGTACCATCAATCGTACGACTGCGTCTGTGTCATGTTTGCGTCCGTACCGGATTTTAAGGTGTTTTACACCGAATGCGATGTCAATAAAGAAGGCCTGGAATGCTTGCGGCTGTTAAATGAAATCATCGCTGATTTTGATGAGGTACTTAAGCTTCTGATAAAAACAGGCTGGATTACAGatttactgcaaaataaaacgTTCACTACATCTGTGAgcatttgggggggggggaaaggctgTTATATTGAACTGATATCCTGAGTTCAGCCTCTCAGTCTTGAAAGATACATTCCCATCTGATGGGCTTTTTCAGTTACATCATCTAATGCATTAGTAGTATGGTTTGAATATCCCAAATTTCAGTACTTCAGCGCTTTATTCCTCCTCTGAGCAGCGAAGGCAAAACTCGGTACTTTCTTATCTAACCTTCATGTGGCTGGTAGTATTCCTGAAGATGTTTAAGGCTTATTGTAGACAGAGTGAGGTTTCTGGTTAAACACCGAAATACAGTATTAAAGTCTCAAgtgtctcttttccttcccctcaaCCAGCTCTTGCTAAAACCGAAATTCAGCGgcgtggaaaaaataaaaaccattgGGAGCACTTACATGGCAGCAGCGGGTCTGAGCGTCACGCCGGGCCAGGAGAACAACCAGGTATGCTGGCTCTGAAATCCGCCTTTGGGATTCGCTGTGTGCTTCAGAGTAACAGAACGGGACGCGATACAAAAAAGGGAGTAAATCACCAAGAGTGGCTTTCTGAAAGGTGGGAAAAGATGACGAAAGTGTGTTGTCTCCTGTTGGATTTATCTCCTAGTTCCATTTTTTCCAAGCGGTTATTAAGTCTGTAAACCCAGCATACTTTTTACATCTTTAATCTTTGATTAAGATAATTAACATTTCTGGATGCATAGTGGAATAGCCCTAATAACAGGGAACTCAAAGAGTGGCCTCCAAAGCGCAGGCAGGTTCAGAACCGGGCAGGGAGCTCTTTGTGCTCCTGAGAGCTGGCACAGGAGAGAGAATCTTCAGGTGCCACGTTAGATCTGAGTCTGAACCTGTTTGTCACCCAGGACGATTAAAACCGACTTTTGTACTCAGATTCACATTCACTGGAGCAGGTTCGTGTGTGACGTCGGGGTGCACGTGTGTAGtacatacaaaatgaaaaattaaatctgGAATCCTGAAGGACAGACATAAATTCATGATAAAATTTGGTTATATCACACTTACCACCTCCCAGCCATTCCCATTGAATTTaaggtgttgtttttttaaaccagttTGAATGTTTGTTGAACTGTGCGATTCTGCACCGTTGCAAGGATGAGTGGTCTCATCCTTAGAAACAGGTGCTGAATTCACTCATAGTACAATAGCAGTGGTTTGGGACAGTCGCCTGTGTTGTGATCTGACGGATAACCCGTGTCACGAATCGCGCAGGACAAGGAGAGACAGCACGCTCACATCGGGATCATGGTGGAGTACGGCATCGCCTTGATGAGCAAGCTGGACGGCATCAACCGACATTCCTTCAACAACTTCCGCTTGCGCGTTGGTGAGTCCCGTTTGTGGAGAACGTGAACGCTGCAGCTCCGTGAAAATCACGAACGAGGTGGGATGACTTGGGGAATGCTGAGCGCCGGGGAGCCCCTCTTAACATCCAGCACAGGATTTGGACTGTTATGAAATGCTGAGTTGCAGGGGGCGTGTTGTCTAGTCTAGGTTCTTCAATAGGCCAGGCTTCTTCAATAAGCCAGGCTTGCACACGTGGGCTTTTTTAATCACTGGAGGGAGCAATACGGACACTGCAGCTGGCTGAGTTTGGACAAGATAATGGGTATGGACGAGGAGTGAAGTACCCTGTTCTCAGCTGTTGACTAAAGCCACTATACAAATGTTTATTTCCATACGTTCAAAGATTTTTGCTTCAGCATGAGCTTTGCCCCAGCTCATTCTGGGCCTTCCCATTTCACAATTTCCTCAGTACTGGTATTTATGGCACAGAGGCAATACTGAGGACTGGAAAAGTGTTGCAGGGTTAAgtagtttagttttgttttcctaaagcCCATGATTTATGGCTAATACTGAAGCTATCACGTAACTTTCTACTTTGGTAATGACACCTGCTTTGGTTTATCCCAAGGGATAAATCACGGCCCTGTGATCGCCGGTGTGATCGGTGCCCGGAAACCTCAGTACGATATTTGGGGCAACACCGTGAATGTCGCCAGCCGCATGGAGAGTACGGGGGAGCTTGGGAAAATCCAGGTAAATCCAGCCGGCCGGTGTCTCGGAAATCATTTCTAGTTGGctatggattttttaaaaatgtgaataatCAGGAGAATTTCATAAGAgtttttctaattcttttcGCACAAAGGTCACGGAAGAAACGAGTAATATACTCCAGGAGCTGGGATACTCGTGTGAATGCAGGGGACTCATCAATGTCAAAGGCAAGGGAGAGCTGAGGACGTACTTTGTGTGCACCGAGACGGCCAAATCCCAAGGCATGGGCCTCAACTGAGGCTGCGACGAGCTTGATCAGAATAGACAGTAGAACTGCCTCCCTTCTGTGAAGACTTAGAATTTCCCTCCTTATGTGAAGGACAGTATTCGAAAACCAAATATATACTATTCCTATTCTGCATCTCAAGATAAGAGAATGACTTTTGTCTGGAAAGAAGTTTCCAGAAGACATGTAATCACCCCTCGGGAAAAAACCTACCTTTTCCTGAAATAATTGGTGGATTTACCTGGAACTGCCACGAAGCATTTTCCATTAGTTCCTTCCCGTAGCTGCACTGTGGGAGCCTCAGCTGCAGGAGCGCCCTCCACGCTGAGCTCCATACCCGTTCAATGTTCCACGGCTCCGCTGAGCTCCTCTGGAAACAATTGCACAGTATCGGATCACTGTTTTATTGTCTTAACTTTCCTCTAGTTGGGTGTTTACATTGTATGAGGTGTTCTCCGTATTTTTGTGCCTTTGGCATTAGTACCTGTGTGCGTGTTTTATAAAGTGCTCTTTGTTTTTATAAGCCCGGCTTTAAATATAAAGAAGACcggtcctgaggagccctgagCAGCTGCGGTTTGTCCTGTGCGCTGCTCAGGAACTCTGCGGGTGCCGGCGTTCTGAGGGCCCTTAGGGAGCAAAAACAACAACGAAAATTGTTTGGAAACTGGAGAACTAATCAGGTGGTGTTAGAGACAGTGGGCAGTGCTGTGTGAACAGAACCGCGCCTgaggtggggtttggtttgcttCCGTTTTTCGCTGTGCCCAGCCCCGCGCTGGGTTATGTATTATACCTTTTAGAGGCAACGCGGCTTATGGAGCAAACTGGCTTGGAGAAGGTTCCACAAAGGATGGATGGAGAAACATCTTCTTAACGGACTGGTTTCAGCAGCGCCTCAGTATTGAACATATGTGTAGAGCATTAGTGAGATGATCACGGAAATCGACTTGCTCTAAGTTAGTTTAGTTCGTAAAGTTTTGAAGCTGTTAATGGCTTCCGCTAATTTGTAAATTAGCGTTTTTCTACTCACTTCAGTCCCTTAGTCTGTTTTCTGTTGGTGAGGATGACCGTGTTTTGTAAGGGTAACGTCTTGTGCCCGGTTATGAGTATTAACCAAGGATGGATCCCCCGACACACGTGTCGTGTGGCTGAACAGCAGTGACTGAAGAGTCCAACGTGTTTCGTTAAGCCCTTACAAACAAAGCAGCGTTTACAGATACCCCCGGGTTTAGTCCTAAACCACACGGCGCAGTGTTTCCCAAGCAGTCCTGCGCATCACTGCCGCTTTCTAATTACTGTGTAATTTCTCTAGCAGCTGAAGTGACTATGTTCCAAGACAGGAACAAACCTCAATATTGTCCAGCTGTGCATTAAAACTGTGCTTGTGGCCTTTGTCAGCCCGGTAGGTCAAACCTGTGCGTGTGGGCGTTGGGAACCTCCCAGTGGGGCTGGCGGCTGCGCGTGGACTCTGCTGCAGAAGGGTTTCCTACTTATCAGTGTAAGGTCAGTGTTGTAGAATAGACtttcaaaaagcttttgctACTCTCGTATGTTGTATATTTGTAGTAAACAGATGCTCAGCAAGCATTTGTTTAgaggtatttatttattgttttataaGGACCGTGCTCCTTTTAGTGGCCTTTGATGTACGTTAGCTGAAGCGACTCAGCCGGAAGGAGCCTGGAGCCAGAGCCGGCTCTGAGCTGTTTCTGTTCACAGAACTAGTCGAACGTTGACGTGAGTGAGCTGTGAACGAAACCGCTGTCTGGAACAGCACTTTGAATCGCTTTTGTTTACATGATGCGGCCCGTCAGGCTGGGAACTGGCTCGGGCGTCTCTTTGACGTGCCCTCGTGTCCAACCGCAGCTCTCGGGGCCGCAGCCGCGGTTTGTGGCGGTTCCGCTGGGTGATGAACAAGGGGTGGCACCTGAGGATGCTTCCTGATTGCTCCTCAGAACTGGAACGGTATAATACAAAAGCTATGTTAAACCACAGAAAAGGTTCAGTTTAAGAAGCAACTGTATTGAAACGATTGCTCTCAGCAATCCTTTCGAGAGTGAACTGTGAAATTTAAAGTAACTTTGTTAGAAAAGCCTTCCTTACAGCATTATTGTTTTCGTAAACTGAGAAAATGGCACTGTATCTAATTTGAAGAGCTAACCATGTCTTGAATTAGCAATCTGTTTTAAAGAACAAACTCTTGTTTTTACCATCAAATAAAAAACTTCCTGAAGCTTGTTTGGCTTTGCAGTTGTTGTCATGAAGATTCCCAGGAAGAGGAGGCGCATTCCTGATACCCCTGTAGCGTCAACAAGGTTGGTTTTCCTTGTAAACTCTTATCACAGGGCTGGTTGGAGATGGGAAGGTTGGTGGAGCTCCAGATCGTGTGTGTTGGTCCCCAGCGCTGAGCTCTTTGGTTTGACACAGAGAGACACACTAGAGTTCAACAGCTAAAGAATGATTTCAACACTCAGTGTTCTGTGGCCACCTGCTGCACCCTGTGAAGGTAAATGGTGGGAAGTGAGACGCTCTAGAGCGAGCCAGGAATGGTTTGGGTGGCAGAGTTGTTGTGCATCTTCTCTTGTAGCATGAAAATGGCTTaaatattaatggaaaaaatcCTTCCCTGGAGTAATATTTTACCTGACTTCATTGAGAACTAATCCGgaaccactggaaaaaaatggaggCTGACAGTTTAACCTTTCTGGACTTAATTCTAAGAGCTGTGAaagtttaaaatgcattaaatgaATACTTGCGCAGCTGGTTGTGGAGGGGAGGGAGCGGAAGGATGCTGTTGGCCACCAGCCGGGGGGTAGCGGGTGGAATTCACGATGAGGCTTTGCCTTTACGTTACCGCCTTGTTTCATTCCCACCGCGCACGATGGAGCCGAAACGCTGCACGTTGTTCCTGGGGAGCCCAAGGTCACCCTGGAACCGCGGGGTAAAATGAGCAGCGTTTCAAACTGCCGCAGGACACCTGTGCTAGAACCTGGGCCTGAGTTTACTGGACTATATTACCGGGATCTTTTTACTGGCAGCAAGTTTGTCGGTCTCACCTTACGGTCGCGTTTCTAATGTTGCCCTCAAGTTTTAGAATGCGATGAGCAGTAGGCCTTGTTTCCTTAAGAGATTCATCCATAAAACTGCTCTTTTGTTAATGCATCAGGCTacatcagttttatttaaaaagtttatttctcttcctcatGATTGTAAGAGTTTCacaggaattttaaaaagggaaaaacttgCGTGTCCAGATACTAATGATTTTTGCCCCAACCAAATTCGGGTACAGAGTCTATACATTGCTTCTAGAAACGTTTGGTTGAGTCCCAGCACCATATATAGGCACATTTTCACTTACACTTGGACTTTTCCAGACACTTAACAATCCAGGAAGCTTaaatgctgcagagctgctttaaaataataaggaatgcaaaaagaataatttagtGCATTTATGTAACAGAAGTAACTCTTCATACAAACAATTCAATTTCAAATGTCATCAGTTCCAAAATTTAATAAACAAAAGTAGTTTTAACACATAATATACACAGTCTGGTGAATGCACCTGAAGGAAGTTCATCAAACAAACGGCTGCAGAAGGAGCTGACGCTTCAGACGGTGACGGGGCCGCACTCTGGGTCGGGGATGGCGACGGGCTTCTTCGGTTCTTGAAGCTCTGCAAGTTTACAGCAGGTACAGGCCCGTTAGCGTGTTGAACTTTTCAATGTCAAAATGCAAATAGAATAGAACAAGCCTAAACAAGCTGGGCCTGCGTGAGCTGCATGTTCTGGGAGGGCTCTGCTGGGCGTTGCGCAGCCTCACTCGTGCCTGCTCTGGAAAAGAAATCACTCCAGAGTGTTGAAATGGAAATTCCTTGAGTAGTTTCCTTGATAATTGAGTTCCTGATGTTCCAGTAAACAAAATCTCAACTGAAACTTTTCACTAACCACACATTGAATTTGTTGTGTGAATTACAATTCTTCAAAGGAAATTCTTACCTGCCTTAAAAACTGGGGGCAAACACAAAGCCTGGGTGTGTGCTCACAGTGCCGCCCGCGGAGATTTGGGTCTGGCACTGAGGAGTGTTCACGGACCGGACTCCTGAATCCAGCAGAGATGAGCTCAGCTTAAGTGCTGCTGGCCCCAGGAAGCAGAGGATGTGCCCAGCCACAAGTGTGGCAAAGAAGGAAGCATCATTGTAGCAAGTGAGGGGTTTTAACTCTTACAGATCGCCAAGCTTTAAAATCTGGCAATGCTccaaaatgaatggaaaaataagtACTTCGTGTAGTTGGAGCAAAGCTCCACACATCCAAAAGATTGATTTTTGGATGGGGACCAAGCACAGCAACTTTCCAGTagaagcagaattttaaaaagggcAGAAGAACTGCAAGTTGGAACCAAGTTCTACCCCAAGCCAGCTCAGCCATCTGCAGGTGTGGTTTTGTTAGAGCAGAACGGATACTACAACCTGTAGTAGTGTACTCACCCTCTGTGAGATCTACCCAGCTGTCTTCTGCATCGGGCAGAGGAACCGAAATCCCCATGGCTTTCCGGATTCCGTACGTGCTGACGATATCACCTGGAGTCACTTGTTGCGCGAGTTCTTTCAGGTTGTTGGTGACCCTCTCCGCtagaaaagagaagcagctgtGTTTATATGCTGCATATGCCGTGGTTGATATTGCACAAGTTAGTTAGTGAGTATTAATTGATATAATAGAGCAATAACTGGATCAAACCTGGAATAAAGCTTAGCCTTACAGTAATACTGGTAATACTTCAGCAACTCCTGCTCAAAGACACTGCAAATACTATGGAGTTTGGCTGTTTGTGCCATGGCAGAGTAAACTCCCCATCAGTTCTAGGGAAATGTATTAATGAGGAGGAAATACATGTAATTAGTGTTCAAAACTTTCATCTGGCTTTacagacaaaataaattaatcttctAGGCCTAACACCGTGTGTATTCTGCAGTATAGTTCTTAAACATTCATCTTGATACCAGCTGGGACTGATCAATTCAGCAAGAACGACCAGAAGAAAGTGTATTTACCCAAGTGCATCTCTCTGTAAGACGGACCCAGGAGACAAATCATATTAGGGGGCGGTTTTGTACTGAGTCGTTCATTCTGAGCATCCTGGAGTTCTCTCAGCAGCTTTGTTGTTTCATCAAGTTTCCTCTGGAAGATTTCGGCCTCTGTTAAATGAAGAGAACAAAGTCCTAACTGTAAGAGGGTATATTTACTTACGTTATGATATAAAATACGGTGAGGCTGAATGGACTGAGAAACTGAAGCAGTTAGACATATCAGAAATGCAAGGACCAAGACAACTCACCCTCCGAATCGAACTCCTCTACGGGCATGCCGAAGTTCGTGACTGCTTTCAGCGCCGTGAGCCTGTCGTTGTTCGCAGAGTCCAACCTGGCAGCAAGATCCATTTCCATCATCTAAAAAACCCAAGGACCAGCAGGTAATAATGTAGGTAACGTTTAGATTAGCTTTGAAACAACAACGTTGTTTGGGGAAAATCAGAACACAGTTAAAATTAGTCTGCTGAACATGCAGAGAGCTGGAAAGACACGCTGTGAAGCTTCTACCTTCCTACAGTTCCTCAGGTTACTGTTCTACTGCAGGCTCAAATGGCAAATCGCACCTGCCAGAAGCACAGGGGGCAGGCACAAACTACCTCTAGTAACTTAAGACCAGCATCCCAATTagggaaataaagaaggaattcCCTGAGCTCCCCTAAACCAAAGCATATCTAAGATTTGAGGCCAAAATTCAAGAGTAGCCTGGGAAGCAGTGGCAGGTGAAGGCTTTGGGGAGCAGCCCTTTCCCTAGAGCTGTAACAAGCTCTGGGTGGAAGGATTTTAGAGCTGTATCGTGTGCCCACAGGGGCACAAGGCATTCGAGAAAACTTCTCCATGACAGCCATATATTGTGGGATATTTTACGCTTCTATTACAAGTTAATGTTAAATCAGATTAAGATGGGaatcaaacaaaaatcagaagttCTAACGCAGGGTTaaacaaccacaaacaaaaatacgcagcattttcttctgcttctcttgATCTATAGTCCTGTGTAAGACTTCGTGGAGATTCTCACCCTCCAAAGGAGCcggtccctgtcccccagcGTATTTACAGCTTGTCCAGTCTTAGTGTTGCTGCACAGGCCTGACAGTTGTGGGCAGTTTTCTAACCGGGGGTTAGACAGGTTGGCTGCACTAGTTATtggtacagaaaaaaattacctttaCATCTTTGATTGCCTCGCTTCTTTCATGTGGGCCTTCAGCCTCCTCCAGTGGCTGCACAGAGGAAGGATTTTTCAAGAAGGCATTAAAATTCATCTTTAAGTTCAAAGTGAGACTTTACAAAACGCAGTACTTTGAAAGTGAGGTAAATATACAATGTCGTAATGACCTTTCTCTGTAACCCAAGTCACAAAGTGGCTATTTTTAGAGGGCTTTCTTAGGATATTAGTGTTTCATACATTTTCACAGCACACGTTTATTGCTCTTTGCAAAGCCCATGTGCTTTTCCCCAGGGATGTCACATCAGAGATTAGTTACTGGGGGAAGGAAGGGTAATTATTAGAGGCTGAAATGTTATTCTGTGTCTCGATGTATTTCTCTTAACACTTGCAACAGTGGTGGCTGAACCCTGTAATTCAGTATCACTATCGGTACCAGAAAAGAGCTGACCAGTAACATTAAGCAAAGGTCCAAGCTGGGGCTAAAGGCTGAGCTTTGATCCATCAACTAGTTCTAGTACTAATTTAGCTAATATTTGACCCATTAGTAAAAGGTTATGATCTCTCTATTTCAATAGTTTACATCAATGAGAAACTCAAATCAAGACTTGTAGTTAACAAGAACTGTCTTGTGGAGATTCTCAACTAATTCTTGGATTGTCAGTTAAGATCAGATCAGCCCTTTGGATTCCAGTCACGTTTGGCATATAGCGGTGCTGAAATCTCACCATCTGAGGAGTTGCTGGTTAGTATTTTCACACAGCCCGCAGTTGTGTTTAAAACACTGCACCAAGTCAATGGGAAAGCTGGTTACTAATCCCTCTGAACTAAGCAGTGCCTGCAGGAACATGATAAACTTCTCATGGAAACAAGAAAGCCCGTTCATGATCACCTCATTTCTGAACAACTGCTTGTTGATAAGGCACTAGTGCTAATAGAAGTGGGAGAGCAGGCAGAGAAGGAATGTGTGACTCTGCCTCTATAatgttttgttaattttcatGTTAGGCTAATTAACAAGTCAGAATAATCCCTCCCCAGAAACTCCATAACCCCTGGAGAAAAAGATGACTCTTCCCTTCCAAATAATTAAAGGGAGCCCATCACCAGGCTCAGCATCATCTTTCTTCAGCTTTACAGCTCGTATGCCAAAACCAAGACTTGACAGGACACAAATCCTCTCTTACCGTTTCTAGTTCTCTGAGAGCTCTAGAATGTCCTCCTTTGGTCAGAACGTCAAGCAAACTGTCAGCCATTAAGAAAGGGTAATCTTGCGATTTCATCAGAAAGTCATGAATACTAAAATATCAAAAGACAGGCAAGGTAATTACTTTCATATCAAACATTCAAAGGAAAAGAGTTGTGTAAAGTCAAGTCAAATATgtacagcacagaaaacacaagaaGTAGCAGAGAGTTTATCTAACTGGTTTAATTATCAGTGCCTTTTGTAGCTGAGGAACCCGGTCACATTCCTCACAAGAACCAAAGGACTATGAGCAGTGAAGTGTCTCGGGCGGCTGCGTCCAAGGGACAGCAACTGGCACAGGCACTTCACGTGTGCACTGTACTTACATGTTCTCACCTTTCGTATAAATTTATACCACTGCGTATTCTATTTTTGAGTTTCTCATAAAACAAAAGGACTTCAACTCTGAAATTTTTATGATTCggaataataaaaacaatgaaaattatttttactgtagtAAATAATAGGAAAACCAAGCAGTATTCACTTCACAGGCAAATTCTCTTACTGAAGTATTTGTTTCTTAAAGCAAACCAACCAAATGTGGTAAGCTGTAAAGACAGTAGTGACATGATGGAACTGCTGCTGTACAGGAAAGCTGTGACGCACACCCCCTTGTTTGGTTACCTGAAAGATCCTGGATTAGAGTCTTCCCCATACGTGGAGTAGATTAAATCAGAATCTTCTTTGCTTATGTTGGCAAATGTAGAATCATACGTCGGAGCATAGGAACTATAGGGTCCGTAATTCAAGTATGTCACTAATGAATAACAACAGTACTAATTATTACCTCGGATATGTGCGTTATCAGATAAAAATGAGAAGGGCTTGTAAGACAATCCCCAAAAAGAAACTTTTAGGACCATATTTCTTATGGTGAAAACAAACTTTCACAGAATACCACCTGTTACTTTTTAGCAACATCTAcatcaaatgcatttttatttatgaatGTTTTATTAACAATCCTGTGTGCCCCAACACAGTATGAAAATTCAGTCTGGTGCGAGTAACAGGTTCTCAGCCTCCCCACTACACTTTTAAAGCCAGAAAAACCTTTATCTAATTGGGATAGTTCCTCAACAGTTTATTAAATCCACCTCCTGTTTTGTATGTGTACATTAAGCTAGACTTTGTGATATACTGTGGAGTTGTGTGATAGATACATGCAATAATGTGTTTTATTACCAAAAAAACCTTAGTTCCAAACTATTTGTGTGCTAGCAATAAGATCAACATTTCTTGTTTATATAAGGAAGATttatatctaaaaaaaaaaatatatattattactTGCCTGGAgtaactttgtttcttttatcttcctTGAACCCTTGTAAGGTATTAACTCCCGACTGAAGTCTTCCTGCAGTCATACCCAGCTTTACAGGGCAGTAACCTGGTTCTACAAGAAGATATatcaaaataggaaaaataatgaag
It contains:
- the BRD7 gene encoding bromodomain-containing protein 7 isoform X3; the protein is MKCQTPIRLELPPEKPLTSTLAKQEEVEQTPLQEALNQLMRQLQRKDPSSFFSFPVTDFIAPGYSMIIKNPMDFSTMKEKIKNNGYQSIEELKDNFKLMCTNAMIYNKPDTIYYKAAKKLLHSGMKILSQERIQSLKQSIEFMADLQKTRKQKDKAELQQTGDDDNGPGRDKGEPVDGDTKASRTPCKDQKKKDKDLLEDKLRNNSLEREQEQIDRIVRESGGKLTRRLANSQCEFERRKPDGTTTLGLLNPVDLTAGEPGYCPVKLGMTAGRLQSGVNTLQGFKEDKRNKVTPVTYLNYGPYSSYAPTYDSTFANISKEDSDLIYSTYGEDSNPGSFSIHDFLMKSQDYPFLMADSLLDVLTKGGHSRALRELETPLEEAEGPHERSEAIKDVKMMEMDLAARLDSANNDRLTALKAVTNFGMPVEEFDSEEAEIFQRKLDETTKLLRELQDAQNERLSTKPPPNMICLLGPSYREMHLAERVTNNLKELAQQVTPGDIVSTYGIRKAMGISVPLPDAEDSWVDLTEELQEPKKPVAIPDPECGPVTV